The following are from one region of the Vicinamibacteria bacterium genome:
- a CDS encoding ATP-binding protein — protein sequence MRFVNREEELLRLADWWSRPGSLLGLVWGRRRVGKTALLNEFAKDRRVVFHTASSRPVADELKVLSRLVDSASKPFFRDLGSRPFVDWDDCFDTLAELSRREPMLLVLDEFPELKTTSPELESVLRAFWERVRNRTLLRILICGSAVRTMEAIQEERAPLYGRFDLSLHLHPFSPHEASKMLPRLKPADRALVWGLVGGVPLYLEWWDEASSVRKNLERLVCTPGGALLTEGDLILAREGGSGDLTRQVLFAVAAGRTKYNEIEQAIGTSPHRIVENLIQLRLLERLSPVTEVSQRTRRSSYRIADNFLAFWLGVVSKYRAEIDRGLGRTILNPLIAELDDYMGPRWEDAFREHLRRLAARGELAEDVVAVGSFWSDGVDPVEIDAVVLAGRSRKAILVGEAKWAREVDGERVGRVLRDKARRLPTIADELVYAVCAREKVNRSKGLKTVTARQIFGR from the coding sequence ATTGGTGGAGCCGCCCGGGGTCGCTGCTCGGTCTGGTTTGGGGCCGACGGCGGGTGGGAAAGACCGCTCTCCTCAATGAGTTCGCGAAGGACAGAAGGGTCGTTTTCCATACTGCCAGCAGCCGGCCGGTTGCCGATGAGCTGAAGGTCCTGAGCCGCCTCGTCGATTCGGCCTCGAAGCCCTTCTTCCGCGACCTCGGAAGCCGTCCGTTCGTCGACTGGGACGACTGTTTCGACACTCTTGCGGAGTTGTCCCGGCGGGAGCCGATGCTGCTCGTTCTGGACGAGTTCCCCGAGCTGAAAACCACATCTCCTGAGCTCGAGAGCGTTTTGCGTGCCTTCTGGGAGCGCGTGCGGAACAGGACCCTCCTCCGTATTCTGATCTGTGGCTCCGCGGTCAGAACGATGGAGGCGATCCAGGAAGAGCGAGCGCCTCTTTACGGACGGTTCGACCTCAGCTTGCATCTGCATCCTTTCTCTCCTCATGAGGCATCGAAGATGTTGCCAAGGCTCAAACCCGCGGACCGAGCTCTGGTGTGGGGTCTGGTCGGCGGAGTACCTCTTTATCTGGAATGGTGGGACGAAGCGAGCTCAGTGAGGAAAAACCTCGAACGCCTCGTGTGCACGCCCGGCGGCGCGCTCCTCACCGAGGGCGATTTGATTCTGGCTCGGGAGGGGGGGAGCGGCGATTTGACCCGGCAAGTTCTCTTCGCCGTGGCCGCGGGACGAACGAAGTACAACGAGATCGAGCAGGCGATCGGCACGAGCCCGCACCGTATCGTCGAGAATCTCATCCAGCTTCGACTTCTGGAGCGGTTGTCCCCGGTTACCGAAGTTTCTCAGCGGACACGTCGGAGCAGTTATCGGATTGCCGATAACTTTCTCGCATTCTGGCTGGGTGTCGTCTCGAAATACCGTGCCGAGATCGACCGAGGTCTCGGCAGAACCATCCTCAACCCCCTGATTGCGGAGCTGGACGACTACATGGGGCCTCGCTGGGAGGACGCCTTCCGTGAACATCTTCGCCGCCTCGCGGCCCGTGGCGAGCTGGCGGAAGATGTGGTTGCCGTTGGATCGTTTTGGAGCGACGGAGTCGACCCCGTCGAGATCGACGCGGTCGTCCTGGCAGGTCGAAGCCGAAAAGCCATCCTGGTGGGCGAAGCCAAGTGGGCTCGGGAAGTGGATGGTGAACGAGTGGGCCGCGTCCTTCGCGACAAGGCACGCCGTCTGCCGACGATCGCCGACGAGCTCGTGTACGCGGTCTGTGCTCGTGAGAAGGTGAACCGGTCGAAGGGCCTCAAGACCGTTACCGCTCGTCAAATTTTCGGGCGCTAG